The following are from one region of the Cetobacterium somerae genome:
- a CDS encoding M24 family metallopeptidase, which yields MNLEKLMKEKNVDAVLITNMLNVRYFTGFTGTTGVALVAGDKKFFITDFRYVAQGKEQVEKNGYELICENISTLKKVGEILKEFKVEKLGIENQNVTLDQFKLFESNFPSLEYVYLDDNFTKIREIKSEKEIEIIKKSVEIAEKALELTIPKIKIGVKESEIAAELEYQMRKLGASKPSFDLIVASNERSALPHGVASDKKIEEGFLTIDYGCFYKGYASDITRTFYVGNNPSEKHLEIYEIVKQANEKAIKEVRAGISVHELDAVARDFIKEKGYGEYFGHGLGHGIGLQIHEYPGVSFKAENKILKEGMVITIEPGIYIPDFGGVRIEDDILVKKDSYEILTSLDKSFKKIK from the coding sequence ATGAATTTAGAAAAGTTAATGAAAGAAAAAAATGTTGATGCGGTTTTAATTACTAATATGCTTAATGTGAGATATTTTACAGGTTTTACAGGAACAACAGGAGTAGCATTAGTAGCAGGAGATAAGAAATTTTTTATAACTGATTTTAGATATGTAGCTCAGGGGAAGGAACAAGTAGAAAAAAATGGTTATGAATTAATTTGTGAAAATATATCGACATTAAAAAAAGTTGGAGAGATATTAAAAGAATTTAAAGTTGAAAAATTAGGTATTGAAAATCAAAATGTAACACTAGATCAATTTAAACTTTTTGAAAGCAATTTTCCAAGTTTAGAATATGTATATTTAGATGATAATTTTACAAAGATAAGAGAAATCAAGTCAGAAAAAGAGATAGAAATAATAAAAAAATCTGTGGAAATTGCAGAAAAAGCTTTAGAATTAACAATTCCTAAAATCAAAATTGGAGTAAAAGAGAGTGAGATTGCAGCAGAGCTAGAATATCAAATGAGAAAATTAGGAGCTTCAAAACCATCTTTTGATCTTATTGTAGCATCTAATGAAAGATCTGCTTTACCTCATGGTGTAGCTAGTGATAAAAAAATAGAAGAAGGTTTTTTGACAATAGATTATGGATGTTTTTACAAAGGATATGCTTCAGATATAACAAGAACATTTTATGTAGGAAATAATCCCTCAGAAAAACATTTAGAAATATATGAAATTGTAAAACAAGCAAATGAAAAAGCAATAAAAGAGGTTAGAGCAGGAATTTCAGTTCATGAATTAGATGCAGTAGCTAGAGATTTTATTAAAGAAAAAGGATATGGAGAATATTTTGGTCATGGATTAGGACATGGTATTGGGCTTCAAATTCATGAATATCCAGGAGTTTCTTTTAAGGCGGAGAATAAAATATTAAAAGAGGGAATGGTAATAACAATTGAGCCTGGAATTTATATTCCAGATTTTGGTGGAGTAAGAATCGAAGATGATATTTTAGTAAAAAAAGATTCTTATGAAATTTTAACGTCATTGGATAAATCATTTAAAAAAATTAAATAA
- the mnmA gene encoding tRNA 2-thiouridine(34) synthase MnmA — MNKKRIILGLSGGVDSSTSAYMLKEDGFEVIGVTLVVSKEQRESQDLKDAISLGKELNIEHIVLDIVDEFNEKIVKYFIDEYSKGMTPSPCVVCDEIIKIKKLIEIANLKEAYYIATGHYCEISKENRFKRNLFKKPKDVRKDQGYMLYRIEPEIIERMIFPLAKYEKTIVREKAKKYGVKVFDKKDSQGICFAKEGYLEFLKKMLGDKIKPGNYLDKTGKILGQHQGYQLYTIGQRRGLGVLFSKIYFIVDILPETNEIILGDYSELYKKRVELENFKTHISFDELKSMRVLAKPRFSSQGFYGKVIKENEKIYFEYENENPQNAKGQHLVIYSDDLVVGGGKIIF; from the coding sequence ATGAATAAGAAAAGAATAATTTTAGGACTGAGTGGTGGAGTAGATTCATCAACTTCAGCATATATGTTAAAAGAAGATGGATTTGAAGTAATTGGAGTTACTTTAGTAGTTAGTAAAGAGCAGAGAGAATCACAAGATCTGAAAGATGCAATATCTCTTGGAAAAGAATTAAATATAGAGCATATAGTTTTGGATATTGTAGATGAATTTAATGAAAAAATTGTAAAGTATTTTATAGATGAATATTCAAAAGGGATGACACCATCACCTTGCGTAGTTTGTGATGAGATAATAAAAATAAAAAAATTAATAGAGATTGCTAATTTAAAAGAGGCCTATTATATAGCAACTGGTCATTATTGTGAGATAAGTAAAGAAAATAGATTTAAAAGAAATCTATTTAAAAAACCAAAGGATGTAAGAAAAGATCAAGGTTATATGTTGTATAGAATAGAGCCTGAAATAATAGAAAGAATGATATTTCCTTTAGCTAAATATGAAAAAACTATTGTCAGAGAAAAAGCTAAAAAATATGGAGTAAAAGTTTTTGATAAGAAAGATAGTCAAGGTATATGTTTTGCAAAAGAGGGATATCTAGAATTTTTAAAAAAAATGTTAGGTGACAAGATTAAACCTGGAAACTATTTAGATAAAACTGGAAAGATTTTAGGTCAACACCAAGGATATCAATTATATACAATCGGTCAAAGAAGAGGATTAGGAGTCTTATTTTCTAAAATATATTTTATTGTTGATATTTTACCAGAAACAAATGAAATAATTTTAGGTGATTATTCAGAGTTATATAAAAAAAGAGTAGAATTAGAAAACTTCAAAACTCATATTTCTTTTGATGAATTAAAATCAATGAGGGTTTTAGCAAAGCCAAGGTTTTCAAGCCAAGGTTTTTATGGTAAAGTAATTAAAGAAAACGAAAAAATATATTTTGAATATGAAAATGAAAATCCACAAAATGCAAAAGGACAGCATTTAGTAATATATAGTGATGACTTAGTAGTGGGTGGAGGAAAAATAATATTTTAA
- the galE gene encoding UDP-glucose 4-epimerase GalE: MAILVCGGAGYIGSHAVKALLEAKREVIVLDNMQTGHVEAIPENIKLALGDLRDVEFLKKVFKENKIEGVIHFAADSLVGESMTNPAKYFENNVVGSMNLLNTMKEYNVKNIVFSSTAATYGEPKNIPILETDETLPTNPYGESKLMVEKLLKWYDYAYGIKYTALRYFNVAGAYPTGEIGEDHSPETHLIPIILQVALGKREKIGIYGDDYPTEDGTCIRDYVHVMDLVDAHILALDRLKNGGESTVYNLGNGEGFSVKQVIDVARKVTKHPIPAEVSPRRAGDPAKLVASSEKAMKELKWKPKYASLDSIIETAWKWHKENPEGYND, from the coding sequence ATGGCAATATTAGTTTGTGGTGGAGCTGGATACATTGGAAGTCATGCAGTAAAAGCTTTATTAGAAGCAAAAAGAGAGGTAATTGTTTTAGATAATATGCAAACAGGGCATGTGGAAGCTATTCCAGAGAATATAAAGTTAGCTTTAGGAGACTTAAGAGATGTAGAGTTTTTAAAAAAAGTTTTTAAAGAGAATAAAATAGAAGGAGTTATACACTTTGCAGCTGATTCTCTAGTGGGAGAAAGTATGACAAATCCGGCTAAATATTTTGAAAATAATGTAGTTGGATCAATGAACTTATTAAATACAATGAAAGAATACAATGTAAAGAATATTGTATTTTCATCGACAGCAGCAACATATGGTGAACCTAAAAATATACCAATTTTAGAAACAGATGAAACTTTGCCAACAAATCCTTATGGTGAAAGTAAATTAATGGTTGAAAAACTATTAAAATGGTATGACTATGCATATGGAATAAAGTACACAGCTCTTAGATATTTTAATGTAGCAGGGGCTTATCCAACGGGAGAAATTGGAGAGGATCATAGTCCAGAAACTCATCTTATTCCAATAATATTACAGGTAGCATTAGGAAAGAGAGAAAAAATAGGTATATACGGAGATGATTATCCAACTGAAGATGGAACATGTATAAGAGATTACGTTCATGTAATGGATTTAGTAGATGCACATATTTTAGCTTTAGATAGATTAAAAAATGGTGGAGAAAGCACAGTTTATAATTTAGGTAATGGAGAGGGATTCTCAGTTAAGCAAGTTATAGATGTAGCAAGAAAAGTAACGAAGCATCCAATACCAGCAGAGGTATCTCCAAGAAGAGCAGGAGATCCAGCGAAATTAGTTGCTAGTTCAGAGAAAGCGATGAAAGAGTTAAAATGGAAACCTAAGTATGCATCGTTAGATTCAATAATAGAAACAGCTTGGAAGTGGCATAAAGAAAATCCTGAGGGATATAACGACTAA
- a CDS encoding DegV family EDD domain-containing protein, producing the protein MNIEVKVLNSTRLTKLLIAASRWLSKYSDVLNDLNVYPVPDGDTGTNMSMTLQAVENELIKLNHEPDMEELADIVSEAILLGARGNSGTILSQIIQGFLEGVRTKEEVTVDDVKIAFRLAKEKAYKAVSEPVEGTMLTVIRRVAEEAEIYNGPSDDFIPFLVYLKEAAKEAVEETPNQLPKLKEAGVVDAGGQGIFYILEGFEKSITDPEMLHDLERIVQSQAKRKDIMEHSGNHVFEDIKFKYCTEFVIESGDFDLDDYKSKIVNFGDSMVCAQTSKKTKTHIHTNNPGAVLEIAGKLGNLSNIKIDNMEIQHKNMLLADAEQYKIDKKGKVLVQNENSKPIAYFAIVDNMELGNLFLDNGATAVLIGGQTQNPSVADIEEGINKIKADKIVILPNNKNIISSAKMAAERSSKEVTVLETKTMLEGEYVVKNKDFGMDEILKQLPFNTSIEITQAVRDTKVDDLLISQGDYIALINGKIKLRAATLEEIIENTYKECVNSETLNIFACIGKGSTEEANKILKGIKSTVKYSDLVIGQENYPYYIYITNRNPELPEIAIVTDSTSDLTPDMIKGLDVDIIPLKIKLAGDTYYRDGVDISKGEFWKQLLKENIVPKTSQPSPAEFKELYEKLLEKGYKKIISIHISSKLSGTQQAARVARGMLNKEDDIAIVDSKVVTFALAHIVLEAAKMVKEGKSFDEIIEWIDETKSKMKVYFVVKELSYLEKGGRIGRASSVIGGFLKIKPVLKLENGEVCIEAKALGERGALSYMEKLIKNEKNSIIMYTGWGGTRSELEAADQLRSIAEKTKKLDYRGRMEIGATIASHTGPVYGMGILNKIR; encoded by the coding sequence AGTTTCAGAAGCAATTCTTTTAGGAGCAAGAGGAAATTCTGGAACAATTTTATCTCAAATTATTCAAGGATTTTTAGAGGGAGTTAGAACTAAAGAGGAAGTTACAGTAGATGATGTAAAGATAGCTTTTAGATTAGCTAAAGAGAAGGCATATAAAGCTGTAAGTGAGCCTGTAGAAGGAACAATGCTAACTGTTATAAGAAGAGTTGCAGAGGAAGCTGAAATCTATAATGGTCCATCAGATGACTTTATTCCATTTTTAGTTTACTTAAAAGAGGCAGCAAAAGAAGCAGTAGAAGAGACACCAAATCAATTGCCCAAATTAAAAGAAGCTGGTGTAGTAGACGCTGGAGGACAGGGAATATTCTATATTTTAGAAGGGTTTGAAAAGTCAATTACAGATCCAGAAATGCTTCACGATTTAGAGAGAATAGTTCAATCTCAAGCTAAGAGAAAAGATATAATGGAACACTCTGGAAATCATGTGTTTGAAGATATAAAATTTAAATATTGTACAGAGTTTGTAATTGAGTCTGGAGATTTTGATTTAGATGACTATAAATCTAAAATAGTAAATTTTGGAGATTCTATGGTATGTGCTCAAACATCAAAGAAAACAAAGACTCATATACATACAAATAACCCAGGAGCAGTTTTAGAGATAGCTGGTAAATTAGGTAATTTATCAAATATAAAAATCGACAATATGGAGATTCAGCATAAAAATATGCTTTTAGCAGATGCTGAACAGTATAAAATTGATAAAAAAGGTAAAGTTCTAGTTCAAAATGAAAATAGTAAACCTATAGCATATTTTGCTATTGTTGATAATATGGAACTAGGTAATTTATTCTTAGATAATGGAGCTACAGCTGTATTAATAGGAGGACAAACACAAAATCCTAGTGTTGCTGATATAGAAGAAGGAATTAATAAAATAAAAGCTGATAAGATAGTTATTTTACCAAATAATAAAAATATCATATCATCTGCTAAAATGGCAGCAGAAAGATCTTCTAAAGAGGTTACTGTTTTAGAAACTAAAACAATGTTAGAAGGAGAGTACGTTGTAAAAAATAAAGATTTTGGAATGGATGAAATCTTAAAGCAACTTCCATTTAATACTTCTATTGAGATAACACAAGCAGTTAGAGACACAAAAGTTGATGACTTATTGATATCTCAAGGAGATTATATAGCATTAATTAATGGAAAAATAAAATTAAGAGCAGCTACATTAGAAGAGATTATAGAAAATACATATAAAGAGTGTGTAAATAGTGAAACATTAAATATATTTGCATGTATTGGAAAAGGTTCTACTGAGGAAGCAAATAAAATTCTTAAAGGAATAAAATCTACAGTTAAATATTCAGATTTAGTAATAGGACAGGAAAATTATCCATACTATATATATATAACAAATAGAAACCCTGAATTGCCTGAAATTGCCATTGTAACAGATTCTACGTCAGATTTAACACCAGATATGATAAAAGGCTTAGATGTGGACATAATCCCGTTAAAAATAAAGTTAGCAGGAGATACATATTATAGAGATGGTGTAGATATTTCTAAAGGGGAGTTTTGGAAACAATTATTAAAAGAAAATATAGTTCCAAAAACATCTCAACCATCACCAGCTGAGTTTAAAGAACTTTATGAAAAGTTACTTGAAAAAGGTTATAAAAAAATAATTTCAATTCATATTTCAAGTAAATTAAGTGGAACTCAACAAGCTGCTAGAGTAGCAAGAGGAATGCTAAATAAAGAGGATGATATTGCTATAGTGGATTCTAAAGTAGTAACATTTGCTTTAGCACATATAGTTCTAGAAGCAGCAAAAATGGTAAAGGAAGGAAAGTCATTCGACGAGATAATAGAATGGATTGACGAAACAAAAAGTAAAATGAAAGTTTATTTTGTTGTAAAAGAACTTTCATATTTAGAAAAAGGTGGAAGAATAGGAAGAGCATCGTCAGTAATTGGAGGATTCTTAAAAATTAAACCAGTTTTAAAATTAGAAAATGGAGAAGTATGTATTGAAGCGAAGGCTCTTGGAGAAAGAGGAGCTTTATCATATATGGAAAAGCTAATTAAAAATGAAAAAAATTCAATAATAATGTATACTGGTTGGGGTGGAACTCGTAGTGAATTAGAGGCTGCAGACCAATTGAGAAGTATTGCAGAAAAAACAAAAAAATTGGATTATAGAGGTAGAATGGAAATAGGAGCAACTATAGCTTCGCATACAGGACCTGTATATGGAATGGGAATTTTAAATAAAATAAGATAG
- a CDS encoding biotin--[acetyl-CoA-carboxylase] ligase has product MKIYKFDEIDSTNKFLREKSDVTEGDLAIAKVQTLGRGRRGNKWVSTEGAALFSFVLKHDIEIPEEEYMKLSLLIGYSLLYSLKKIENLDYKFKWTNDLYLDEKKISGILVEKIKDNYIIGIGLNINNLNLEEAKNIAISLREKTGKIYDLDKVIVTVVEDFYNNFQEFKKGKWKEILEKINEVNYLYGKRINIVTFDKEESGIAGDILEDGMLEVFVGNEIKKYNIGSIHISKK; this is encoded by the coding sequence ATGAAAATATATAAATTTGACGAGATAGATTCTACAAATAAGTTTTTAAGAGAAAAGTCTGATGTAACAGAAGGAGATTTAGCAATAGCAAAAGTTCAAACGTTGGGAAGAGGAAGAAGAGGAAATAAGTGGGTTTCTACAGAGGGAGCTGCATTGTTTTCATTTGTGTTAAAACATGATATAGAAATACCAGAAGAGGAGTATATGAAATTATCTCTTTTAATAGGATACTCTCTTTTATACTCATTAAAGAAAATAGAAAATTTAGATTATAAGTTTAAATGGACAAATGATTTATATTTAGATGAAAAAAAAATAAGTGGAATTTTAGTAGAAAAAATAAAAGATAATTATATTATTGGAATAGGTTTAAATATAAATAATTTAAATTTAGAAGAAGCTAAAAATATTGCAATATCTCTGAGAGAAAAAACAGGTAAAATATATGATTTGGACAAAGTTATAGTAACTGTTGTTGAAGATTTTTATAATAATTTTCAAGAGTTTAAAAAAGGAAAATGGAAAGAGATATTAGAAAAAATTAATGAAGTTAACTATCTATACGGTAAGAGAATAAATATTGTTACATTTGATAAAGAAGAAAGTGGAATAGCAGGAGATATTTTAGAAGATGGAATGTTAGAAGTATTTGTAGGAAATGAAATAAAAAAATATAATATTGGATCAATTCACATATCGAAAAAATAG